Within the Portunus trituberculatus isolate SZX2019 chromosome 26, ASM1759143v1, whole genome shotgun sequence genome, the region atgccttaaaagaaagctcagactgtgtcaagtgtgttaaaatactcgccaagtgaaaatggctggaCTTGACAAGAGTTTTTGATGAGTTTGGATTTGAATGGTTTTGTTTGCCATAAATAAGTTTCATTGGTTCACTTCTGGTCCTAGCTAACTGTTGGacgcctgagaagagagtttatattgtctaatatttttcaaaataaatataaagtggaaatgGGTGGACGTTTTTGAGTTTCATGAGTGCAAATGATTTTATAATTtataatatagttaatttacaCAATTCTTTGAAACTAGTTAGGCAGGAGATGTTTTTATGTTGTGGATGTTAGTTAAAGTTTGTTCACAGTCGTAAAATGTcaagcattcggccgtggcttcgttttttctatgggtcaattttcaaattatttacgtaatttagacgAGTCTCCGCTGGTCCCGCGCATTCTGTGACGTCACAGGCCTTGGGctggcgtccctccctcccagccgcCCAGTTCGTcagtattttgcctaatatctagtgatttctacgtgtttgcgtgtgtttcaGGGCTCTGGTGTGTAGATAATaatggtagaaggaagaagaaaggagaaataaaggaggaggaggaggaaggaaggagaaaagtaggaggaagaggaggaccagcCAAGGCTGCCAagccacttcctcaatattttgcctaatatctagtgttttctgagtgttgtggtgtgtttctaggctcaggcgtgtagatggaagcaacagaaagactaaaaaagggaaacagaggaggaggaatgagaaagggaagcggaagaagaggaggagtcaagCCACAACATTTAGGTAAGTCACCCTTGTAATGTTGCCGTTCTTTACAATGCTTTTGGTGTAGTGGTGGGTatatttggggtattttaagtgtgtttggcagTATTGCAGAGTGTTTTAGGTGTTATAAGTATGTTTTCAGTGTGCGTTGGATGTATTGAGGCATATTTGAcgtatcttgagtgtggtgtggaagtgtttgagtattggcgtgtgttttgagtgtgtttgggggcattttgaggggttatcatgtattttgcgacagttttgagtgtttgaagagctttgggtgtgtgtgggagtgatttGGGTGTATATTGGGTTTTTGTAGTGAGTTGTGTGCGTGTTTGGCAGCCTTTTAAGGTGGTGTATGGTGTCTCAAGTGTGTTTTAGGACGATTTgaagttgttttggtgtgtggcgcgtgtgttgggtgtgtgtagaggctgtttttgtttgcattgggtgtttctagtgagttttggctgtttatagaaaaaaataaaagaaacacgtaaaaataaagaaaataaggtaaaagtaataatgtaaATGAATACCCGTTGAAAAGGCGGAATTGTTcatgcaccaccacaacaaaccgAGGACGGCCctataataagaaaacaacgGGAAACGTCGAGGAGGTAAGACGTGGTGTGTTTTGctcccgattttttttttttttttgatttcGTTCTTTGTTGTTTTAGCAGGATGTACGAGAACGACTGTAAGGTATGCAAAGGTGAGGTGAACAATAGGAGTAACTCCATCGCATGTGAATGTTGTGGAGATTGGTATCACACGCGATGTGTGGGCCTTAAGGAAGCCAGCCAGAAGGTACTGAGGAACGACTTCCTAATAGGCCTATGCCCTGAGTGCCTAGACACTACCAGGGCATGGTGGGAGGAGAAACGGGtagcaaaggaagaaggaggcacGGATGGAACAGGGGAGGGCCCTGACCCTAGTAGTCaaggagatgtggaggtggaggggcgcCACAGGTGCAGTGACCCCACAGGAGTCCGACCACTCCTACAGCAACAAGGCTGTAACGGACTCCTGGTAACCGAGGGAAGGGGCAgtgaagaggtgatggtggaaaaGGACAGCAGTCTGGAGGAGGTAGGTAAGGAGCcaaaggtacaggaggaggccaagggaggGGCTAGGAGTAGGAGTGCACTAGATACCCCAGCCAGACACGGGCCAACAGCAGAGGTACCCAGGAGGCCAAtagtaagagagggaaggaggaccaGGGCAGTGTTGGGAGTAGAGGCAGGAGTGGCAGAGGTAAGGGCCATAGTGAGTCGGCATGGATGGGCATAGGTCGGCAATCCTGGCGACATATCCAGGATGGCAAGCGGCTATGGCTGAAGACAGGGAGCAAAGTTAGGAGGATGTGGCTGTTTGGAGATAGCCTGATGAgaggagtagagaaagagatataCTCCTGTCGAAAGGTGGGTATAGAGTGATGGACAAAAGCAGACCAGGGGCCAATATTCGGGTCATCCGTGAGGCGGTGATGAGCTCCCTTCACCAGATGGAGCCTGAAgacctggtggtggtagagggaggaggaaacgggCTGGAGGATATAGGAGgacgagagacagtgagagtgatggaggagataGTCAGAGTGGTGGAGCGTAAAACACACAGGAGGCCCCTGGTGATGTGTATCCCTaagaggagggacaaggaggGTCAGGTCTTTGGccgggagaggagatgggtgaatggaaaGGTAGTAGAAAGACTGGAAGACTGGAAATGTGATGGGATGCAGCTGTGGGAGAGGATGGACTGGAGGCAGGTGTGGACACAGGATGGCGTACACATGTCCACTATTGGAAAGGTGTGGGTGGCCTGGAACTTGGTGGAGTGGGCTCAGCGTTgggaggaaggcagcagggaaTAGGATAGAATCCAGAGAGAAGGGGCAggtgtttgtatgagagaggaggacagaagcgtgaaagagagcaggttaccgagagaaagggaacctgcgggaggagagtgggtaaatgtaaaaggaagaggaggtacccaCAGGGCGTCAGGATGCATGAGGAttgggtgtgtgaatgtgagaggatggggcactGGCAAGTTTGAGGATTTATGCAAGGAGCTGAATGAATGGAGCTTGGATGTGGTAGGTATCACGGAGACTCACCTGCGGGACGTGGTGcatatggaaggaaatgagtttgtcatgatagggaaagggcgtagaaaacaggataagttaggaggaggcgtagccttgctccacaaaaaggtgaggaacctgagagtggaagagctggacataggagacagtgctgagagtgaggacgtgctagctgttcgagtggagtgcaggagtgaaagtggcagagctgagaggatagtcgtagtggtagtgtatatgACAGTGGAAGGCGACAGAGCAGTTAGGAGAATGGcagaaaatatagtgttttgaaaaagattgcaagagagtatgctggagagagagtgattgttatgggagacatgaatgcccacataggtatgttaggtgaacaaatgaacaggaacggtgagatgctggatgagcttgtgaatgaggtgagtttggagaatctcaatgagaccctggctgaaggacgagtgacttggtgtgggaggaaccaggagtctgcgattgactacatgctagtgaatgggagaatgcgtgaagttgttgaccgcatgtggattgatgaagatgggatgattgacatagtctcagaccataacatgctggtgttAGAGTGCaagttgaatggaagagatggaacaaatgccaaggccaagaggaaaaagtggagattgagagatgtaggatgggagaatttccaggtggacttgagtgagaggagctgggaggatgaaagtctaagcgacgtggatgaactgaatgatagatttgtagaaaatgtgagaaatgcagcagtaagccagatagggtatgcaagaacaagtgccagaaagcatgcatgtaggccgtggtggaataatgagatcagggatgctaggaaggaaaggaagagactgaatagggtgtgcagacagttaagaaagaggagacatgagagtgaggaagctgaaaggagtacctgaatgcatgggcagcgtatgtgagtcagcagcgaatgacgaagcgaaagataatgaatgctaaagttacaagtgagagaagtgtgattcagtcccttagagagaaaggtatggaaggtgggcgagaatggtatagattcctgaggggtgagggatgcctaacagtgagaatgtggagagcctgaaggtgaatggggcagtggtgactgataaggaagaaatgagaagggcaataaaagagttttgggaagagattggaggtgtaagtgaggtctttgatgtggatgaaggacatgtgtcactggagagaaaggatgcagatgagttgaatgaaaggatcagcagggaggaggtggagaaatgtgtgaagaagcagaagaatgggaaggcagcagggccggatgagataccgtatgaaatgtacaaaatggaggagaagtagtgattgataggatgactgagttgttcaaccaggtgtgggaggaggagagagtgccgagaatgtggaatgaatgcagggtgaccttgttgcataagggaggatataagagtaagaatgagttgaggaactacaggccgattgcgttagttaacacagtaggcaaagtgttcagtgcggtgttgaatgagagattgtgcaaatggattgagagagttggagtgttaggcgaagagcaaaatggattccgagtggacaggagagcagaagacaatctgtttgtagtgaatgaattgattgagagaaagaaaagggatggtagcaaactatacttaggtttcctagacatagagaaagcatatgatagggtaaacagagaaatgctaggtagggtgttagaaaaattgggttaagtgcaaagatagttaacatagtgagaagtatgtatgtggatacaagagctaagtataaactagggatatagagacagactgggtgaagagtgaaagaggagttaggcagggttgcatattatcaccaaccctctttagcttatatacagaagaattggctgctagaatgaggagaatgaatgcaggtgtaaatgtgggaaatgataagataggtgtgctcttgtatgcagatgatgttgtagtcatgagtgagtcggcagaagagctacagagtatgcttgatgtagtagatgggtatggaagagattttggagtgagatttagtagtgaaaagagtaaggtaatggttgtgcataggtcagaggatgagaggaaccatgtgtggagattaggagtgaatgaggtgcagcagacagatgaatataagtatctggggatgtggatgagtccggatggctgtgtaaagattaagaatgagaagataagtatggcaaatcagtgggtaggtcgtctaggaagtgcagcaaggatgagggcgagtaaatatgacgtgctgcgagaagtttggaagagcgtggctgttccgagcatcatgtatggtatggatgtgattgcttggaatgagagtgaactagataagttagaaatagggcagaatagagttgcaagaatggcacttaatgcacctagatatgcagcagtagaggcccttaggggtgatatgggttggagcacttttagagagagatatgtgaaagcgaccctaaagtataaggctaggttagaacgaatgaatgatgcaaggatagtgagaaaagtgtttctgtggaatgtcaggagtagcaagtggggaagaggtgtgtcaggctggtagcaaagagtgggttagtaagtagttgggttttcaacaggtagaaggaagacatttagagagagactggagtatgattgttagaaatggagaaggtagagaatgggatgtaaggaagtggaagagtgagatagacagagtagtgaaaggtgtgggactggatgactggagaaataggatggagcaaaagagtaccttggtatggtatagagagaaagaggccccaatgtatgaaaagtggtatgacggaagcctgggtggtgatcttctcttccgagctagggcacagtgcatggatgtgaatgcaaggaattatagatggtcagagtcctgcagcaaagtgtgccagatgtgtgacttgggagaggatgagacagtggaacatgtggtggtggagtgtgtgaagtatgccagagacaggcatgagatgatgcaagtggtgctgagggagctggggcatgacagagtggagatgacaggaagggaatggatggtgttgctgctgggactgtgtggggagacgaatgaaaggatgattgaggctgtgaaagagttcctggagagaatgtggcgtgccagatgcaggaactagtggtgtgaaagatggtgattgccctctttgttgtctggtgttctttatgttccctacaggagctgccgatacaaaggcctgacccagaagaaattctgcgtcacctgtaccatcaagatcaagatcaagaccgAGGCGGCCCTCCCACCGGCGCTGCCGCCACAACCACCCTCTCTTGTGGCAGGGGCTGGCAGGGACGCGCTGGGACGCATCCTCTTCACCGACCCACACAAATACAAGGACGCCATATACAAGAGGTGGACACagcgggaaaagaagaaaaaagaacttcaACATTAGCGGaacaaagaacgagaagaagtaAGGAGCTTCCGTTGCAACATCTACATCTACATCTACCACTAATGGCCACCGGGATACGTGTCTTATTTAATGATTTCCGAGGCCCCTGGCGGTCATGGAGGGCGGTGAGCAGTGCCTGGTGAGCCCTGTGGCattggtgcatgtgtgtgtgagtgccatTGTGTAGTTATTAGTATTCATATGATTTTGAGagggtaattgtgtgtgtgtgtgtgtatttattttaatatttaattcattctatcggctgtgtaaggggactggcaccgGAGTAGggctagtttttattatttttgttatgttgaAGAGGTAaacttgtgtgtgagagagagagagagtgtctagtATTTATTCAATCTATTTGACTCATTCTCTCGgctctgtaaggggactggcaccgGAGTAGggctagtttttattatttttgtcatttttatgttCCTCCTTAGCCAAGAATCttagatacaaaaaataaatcaataaaaacggtttctccagtcctctcatGCTAAAATGACCCTAATCTAATTTTTAATCCCCAGGGGTTGTGTGGCTGGCCTGGGGGGTGATGGGGGGCTGGCAGGGGTGATGGGGGCTGGCGTGGGTCACAAGAGGGGGCTTTTCTCCCTTATGCAGTCTTCTCATATGCTAAAATGACCATAATCTACTTTTTAATCCCCTGGGGTTGTGTGGCTTGCCTGGGGGGTGACGAGGGGCTTGCGGGGGTGACAGGAGGGGGGCTATTCTCCCCTTTACCTCTCAGTTGTCCTTTTCCAGTCCTCTCTTATGCTAAAAAGACCTTAACCAAATTTTTTATCCCCAGGGGTCATGTTGCTTGTGTGGCCGGTGTGAATGTGACCGGGGGCTTGGCAGGGGTGATGGGAGGCTTGGCAAGGGTGGCAGGGGGGCGAGGTACAGAAAATACCCCCCGGCGTACATGCCCTCAAAACTGCAGGAGATGGAGGACAGCGGGGAGATGAAGGAATTTGAGTAgcgggcgtctctctctctctctctcccacaccactctccgtctctcctctctctctctctctctctctctctctctctctctgatattaatcCGCTtgtttatttcagattgtgtgtgtggagaaacagacctggaaagtgtgtgtgtgtgtgtgtgtgtgtgtgtgaggaggaagtgaggtataggaagatgagaagaggaagaaaagaaggaaggactctctctctctctctctctctctctctctctctctctctctctctctctctctctctctctctctctctctctctctctctctctctctctctctctctctcctccctccttatgttttgagagcattttaaaatagtttggcatattttgagggcactttaagatagtttgggattttttagggcattttaagacagtttggtatcttttgagagcattttaagatagcTTAGCATGTTTTAAGGACAATTTAAGACAATCCGGCAtgtttttaagaaagtttggcaggttttaaagacattttaagacagtttatgtTTTCAGTGCATTTTAAGGAGTTTGGCATATtatgaaggcattttaagacagtgacatgttttaaggacaatttaagacagtttggcatgttttatatgcatattaagatagtttggcatgttttgtgaGCATATTAggagagtttggcatgtttttagggaataataagataatttggcatgttttgagggtattttaagacagtttggcaggctttgaagacattttaagaaaatttggcatgtcttgagggcattttaccataatttggcatgttttgaggggcattttaagacagtttggctatgATTACACCATTGTATTGAGATtagcaagtgtctatggaggtcacaagattaatggccacagtcctcagtattttaatgccccacatgattttctgaagctgcataaaatccccaaacacaaaatgaatatgtcctggtactgaaggggttgatggcTACGAGCTGCatgccaagtctctctctctcatagttagCACGCCCATAGATCATCACTTTTTGTTTACTGTTGTTCACTTTACCTTTGTCAAAGTTTATGGTGAGTAGATAAGGTGCGGCGATTGCTGGAGCTTAATTGTGGTCCAGTTTCTGTGTCTCTGAGGGCATTTTGATCATTTGttacattattaaccccttcagaactgggacgcattttaccttgagttttgggtgtgattagagggctttattaacattaggaagggtttatggaggtgagaagtttaatggccacagtcctcactattttaaccctcacataagtttgtgaagctgtataaagtcgccaaatagtcaccaaaatgaatatggaaatgcatcacggaactgaaggggttaatgatagtGTTAGCTTGGGTGGCAAGCCTGACTGGAGAGGCTGTGTGTGACTAGGAgaggactgatatgtgactgggagaggttgtgggtgactgataggtgactgggagaggctgtgggtgactgatatgtgactgggagaagttgtgggtgactgataggtgactgcgagaggttgcgggtgactgatatgtgactgggagaggttgcagGTGAGTGATAGATGACTGAGAGGctgcgggtgactgatatgtgactgggagaggttgcgggtgactgataggtgactgggagagactgtggatgactgataggtgactgggagagactgtgggtgactcataggtgactgggagagactgtgggTGATTGggggctgtgggtgactgatatgtgactgggagaggttgcaggtgactgataggtgaatggaagagactgtgggtgactgatatgtgactgggaggtgCTGCGGGTGACTAGGAGGCTGTGgttgactgatatgtgactgggagatgCTGTGGATGACCAGGAGAGGCTGCGGGTGACTGGCAGAGTCTgtgtgtgactgggagaggctgtgggtgactgtgagaggctgcaggtgactgatatgggactgggagaggctgtgggtgactgatatgtgactgggagaggctgcaggtgactgataggtgactgtgagaggctgcaggtgactgatatgtgactgggagaggctgcaggtgactgatatgtgactgggagaggctgcaggtgactgataggtgactgggaggctgcaggtgactgataggtgactgggagaggctgcaggtgactgatatgtgactgggagaggctgcaggtgactgataggtgactgaggctgcaggtgactgatatgtgactgggagaggctgcaggtgactgatatgtgactgggagaggctgcaggtgactgatatatgactgggagaggctgcaggtgactgatatgtgactgggagaggctgcaggtgactgataggtgactgggagaggctgcaggtgactgatatgtgactgggagaggctgcaggtgactgatatgtgactgggagaggctgcaggtgactgatatgtgactgggagaggctgcaggtgactgatatgtgactgggagaggctgcaggtgactgatatgtgactgggagaggctgcaggtgactgatatgtgactgggagaggctgcaggtgactgatatgtgactgggagaggctgcaggtgactgatatgtgactgggagaggctgcaggtgactgatatgtgactgggagaggctgcaggtgactgatatgtgactgggaggctgctgatatgtgactgggagaggctgcaggtgactgaggcTGAggtgcaggtgactgatatgtgactgggagaggctgctgactgatatgtgactgggagg harbors:
- the LOC123509058 gene encoding uncharacterized protein LOC123509058 isoform X2, whose translation is MVEKDSSLEEELPIQRPDPEEILRHLYHQDQDQDRGGPPTGAAATTTLSCGRGWQGRAGTHPLHRPTQIQGRHIQEVDTAGKEEKRTSTLAEQRTRRSKELPLQHLHLHLPLMATGIRVLFNDFRGPWRSWRAVSSAWGHVACVAGVNVTGGLAGVMGGLARVAGGRGTENTPRRTCPQNCRRWRTAGR
- the LOC123509058 gene encoding uncharacterized protein LOC123509058 isoform X1, which translates into the protein MVIALFVVWCSLCSLQELPIQRPDPEEILRHLYHQDQDQDRGGPPTGAAATTTLSCGRGWQGRAGTHPLHRPTQIQGRHIQEVDTAGKEEKRTSTLAEQRTRRSKELPLQHLHLHLPLMATGIRVLFNDFRGPWRSWRAVSSAWGHVACVAGVNVTGGLAGVMGGLARVAGGRGTENTPRRTCPQNCRRWRTAGR